The following DNA comes from Ignavibacteria bacterium.
TTGTAATATAATAAATTTTAGTTAATTCTTGTAATGACCACTCGTCTATTTTTTTGTCTTCCAATTTCAGTAGCATTATCGGCAATTGGGAAACTTTCACCCATTCCGGCGGCTGATAATCTATCTTTACCAACACCTAAACCGATAAGAAAGTTCATAACACTAACTGCTCGTTCTTCAGATAACTTTTGATTGAATTTAGTACTTCCCTGGCTATCAGTATGTCCTTCAATTCGCCATTTTATCAATGGATTTTTTAACATGATCTGAGCAATATCGTAAAGTTCTTTTTTCGCATGATCAGTCAGAGTTGATTTGCCAGTTTCAAAGGTTGTCATGCCTTGTAAGATAATCTCTTTTGGTTCTTCAACTAACTTGCAGCCCTCTGAATCGACTTTTACATTTATTTCGGTATTTGGACATTTATCGAGATAATCAGGGACTCCATCCTGATCGCTGTCTAATGGACAGCCCTTATCATTCACTTGAACATTAGATGGAGTATTCGGGCAAGCATCATTATTGTCAGGGACGCCGTCACTATCGCTATCGAGCGGGCATCCTAACTCATTTACCATAAATCCGCTAGGAGTGTTTGGGCATTTATCTTTATAATCTGGCACTCCATCTCGATCGGAATCAACCGGACATCCATCATTGTCAACCTTCACCGCGATTGGAGTGTTAGGGCATTTATCATACTCGTTCACAATTCCGTCTCCATCATCATCTTTTGGAGATTTAATCGGACAGCCAAATTCGTCGACCATTGCTCCGCTTGGAGTGTTTGGGCATAAATCGTAATCATCGTTCACGCCATCATTGTCGGAATCCTTTGCGCTGCCAAAGATTATTGAAATCCCGACGGTTCCCCCCAGATAGATATCTTTTTTCTTCGAAACGTAGCCATCTAGTTCATCCGTGCCGCTAGCATTGTATGAGCTAGCAAAATTTAAGCTTAAACCATCAGCAAGTATAATTTTAAAACCTAACTCACCGAAATAGCTCATAATAATATCTCTCTGTTTAGCATAAACTTTACTTCCGTTTGCATCTTTCGGTTGAAACCAAACTACACTATTTCCGCCGCCCCATAGATAAGGTATAAATCCTCCAAGGTCTAGGGCATATATCAATCCAAATTTTCCATCCATGAATTTTGTATTAAATTCTTTTGAAAATCTCGCTGGCGCATCTCCAATTAACAAACCTGTTGTTGATTTGCCTCCTAACTGTCCGTAACTGCCAAGGAGTTTCAATCCGAAA
Coding sequences within:
- a CDS encoding OmpA family protein; this translates as MKSIIVHLLLVLSFSIISFAQSGREGNGNYLSSTFLLTIDGGATYYSGDFSDTKFGFLSRAGFEYFFGTNSSSVFGLKLLGSYGQLGGKSTTGLLIGDAPARFSKEFNTKFMDGKFGLIYALDLGGFIPYLWGGGNSVVWFQPKDANGSKVYAKQRDIIMSYFGELGFKIILADGLSLNFASSYNASGTDELDGYVSKKKDIYLGGTVGISIIFGSAKDSDNDGVNDDYDLCPNTPSGAMVDEFGCPIKSPKDDDGDGIVNEYDKCPNTPIAVKVDNDGCPVDSDRDGVPDYKDKCPNTPSGFMVNELGCPLDSDSDGVPDNNDACPNTPSNVQVNDKGCPLDSDQDGVPDYLDKCPNTEINVKVDSEGCKLVEEPKEIILQGMTTFETGKSTLTDHAKKELYDIAQIMLKNPLIKWRIEGHTDSQGSTKFNQKLSEERAVSVMNFLIGLGVGKDRLSAAGMGESFPIADNATEIGRQKNRRVVITRIN